In the Carboxydothermus hydrogenoformans Z-2901 genome, one interval contains:
- the rplU gene encoding 50S ribosomal protein L21 encodes MYAIIQTGGKQYKVAEGDKIFVEKLNAEPGSIVTINEVLAVVKDGSIKAGNPYVEGAKVNLKVVRHGKGRKIIVFKYKPKKNYRRKYGHRQPFTEVIVEKIEA; translated from the coding sequence ATGTACGCAATTATTCAAACCGGCGGCAAACAGTACAAAGTGGCCGAAGGAGACAAAATTTTTGTGGAAAAGTTAAATGCGGAGCCGGGAAGCATTGTAACCATTAATGAAGTTCTGGCTGTAGTTAAAGATGGCAGCATTAAAGCCGGGAATCCCTATGTTGAAGGGGCAAAGGTCAATTTAAAAGTGGTACGTCACGGGAAAGGCCGCAAAATTATTGTCTTTAAGTACAAACCGAAGAAAAATTACCGGAGAAAATACGGTCACCGGCAACCGTTTACGGAAGTTATTGTGGAAAAAATTGAGGCGTAG
- the rpmA gene encoding 50S ribosomal protein L27, with protein sequence MAHKKGVGSSKNGRDSKAKRLGVKRYAGQFVTAGSILVRQRGTKFHPGNNVGIGGDDTLFAKIDGYVVFERKGKNKKQVSVYPQNVAI encoded by the coding sequence ATGGCACATAAAAAAGGCGTTGGTAGTTCTAAGAACGGTCGGGATTCAAAAGCGAAAAGGCTTGGAGTTAAAAGATATGCCGGTCAGTTTGTTACCGCTGGAAGCATTTTGGTTCGGCAAAGAGGAACCAAGTTTCATCCCGGTAACAACGTAGGTATTGGCGGTGACGATACTTTATTTGCCAAGATTGATGGTTATGTTGTTTTTGAGCGGAAAGGGAAAAACAAAAAGCAGGTAAGCGTTTATCCCCAAAATGTAGCAATTTAA
- a CDS encoding Spo0B domain-containing protein, translated as MERAIKIIRRERHEFLNYLQILRGFFQLGKYDKVLEYIDRISRNIQERQEFFRLFNPETALILTELYYLLESVEATLTISGDKRGQYNKDFGPVVERFVLENWELLKTFNGKKEVKIILDHFPRIELIVNDQKSQEQLL; from the coding sequence ATGGAAAGAGCAATAAAAATTATTCGCCGGGAGCGGCATGAATTTTTGAACTATCTGCAAATTTTGCGGGGTTTTTTTCAGTTAGGTAAATATGACAAAGTTTTAGAGTATATTGACCGGATAAGCCGGAATATCCAGGAACGTCAGGAATTCTTTCGCCTGTTTAACCCGGAAACGGCATTAATTCTTACCGAGCTTTATTATTTGCTGGAAAGTGTGGAAGCTACCCTGACAATTTCCGGTGATAAAAGGGGACAATATAATAAAGATTTTGGACCTGTTGTTGAACGTTTTGTTTTAGAAAACTGGGAGCTCCTGAAAACTTTTAATGGCAAAAAAGAGGTAAAAATTATTTTAGATCATTTTCCCAGGATAGAACTAATAGTTAACGACCAGAAAAGCCAGGAACAGTTGTTATAG
- the obgE gene encoding GTPase ObgE, protein MFYDTAKIYVKAGDGGNGCVSFRREKYVPNGGPDGGDGGRGGSVILVGDEGLNTLLDFRYKRHYKAPRGEHGKGSNRHGKAGENLYIRVPVGTVVKDEATGEILADITEHGQEVVVARGGRGGRGNAHFASPTHQAPKFAELGEPGEERWLLLELKLLADVGLVGYPNAGKSTLISRVSAARPKIADYPFTTLTPNLGVVEVGEGQSFVMADIPGLIEGAHAGVGLGHQFLRHVERTRVLLMVLDMSGFEGRDPVDDFEVLLKELKLYNEQLLTKPLVIAANKMDTANAQENLEKLKQHIAGKYEIYPISALTGEGLKPLIYRLWEIISTLPRESLEVKPQKVIKEQPEEGFVVEKVDGIFVVKGKKIERLVAMTNLDNEEAVDRLQRTFTRMGLEEQLKRAGVKPGDLVRIGKFEFYFVDETEGLEEE, encoded by the coding sequence ATGTTTTATGATACGGCAAAAATTTATGTTAAAGCTGGAGATGGGGGTAATGGTTGTGTATCTTTCCGGCGGGAAAAGTATGTGCCCAATGGCGGTCCCGATGGAGGCGATGGCGGCCGCGGTGGCAGTGTTATTTTAGTTGGGGATGAAGGTTTAAATACGCTTTTGGATTTTCGCTATAAAAGGCATTATAAAGCGCCCAGGGGTGAGCATGGCAAAGGGAGTAACCGTCATGGTAAAGCCGGCGAAAATCTCTATATTCGGGTGCCGGTAGGAACGGTGGTTAAAGATGAAGCAACCGGCGAAATTTTGGCCGATATCACCGAGCACGGTCAGGAAGTAGTGGTAGCAAGAGGCGGAAGGGGGGGCAGGGGCAATGCCCATTTTGCCAGCCCCACCCACCAGGCACCAAAGTTTGCGGAACTGGGGGAGCCGGGGGAAGAACGCTGGCTTCTTCTGGAACTAAAGCTTTTAGCCGATGTGGGTTTGGTAGGCTATCCCAATGCTGGAAAGTCAACGTTAATTTCCCGGGTAAGTGCGGCCCGCCCCAAAATTGCCGATTACCCTTTTACCACCCTTACTCCCAACCTGGGAGTGGTTGAAGTGGGCGAAGGACAGAGTTTCGTCATGGCCGATATTCCCGGGTTAATTGAGGGTGCTCATGCGGGAGTAGGGTTGGGACACCAGTTTTTACGACATGTAGAACGTACCCGGGTTTTATTAATGGTTTTAGACATGAGCGGTTTTGAAGGACGCGATCCGGTAGACGACTTTGAAGTGCTTCTAAAAGAGCTTAAGCTGTACAACGAACAGCTTTTAACCAAACCCCTCGTAATTGCTGCCAATAAAATGGATACGGCCAATGCGCAGGAAAACTTAGAAAAATTAAAACAGCATATTGCCGGAAAGTACGAAATCTATCCCATTTCGGCCCTTACCGGTGAAGGACTTAAACCGCTTATTTATCGCCTCTGGGAAATTATTTCTACTTTGCCGCGGGAGAGTTTGGAGGTAAAACCACAGAAAGTAATAAAAGAGCAGCCGGAAGAAGGTTTTGTGGTGGAAAAAGTTGATGGAATATTTGTAGTTAAAGGGAAAAAGATTGAACGGTTGGTGGCTATGACCAACTTGGATAACGAGGAAGCGGTTGACCGTTTGCAGCGGACCTTTACCCGAATGGGTTTAGAAGAACAGTTAAAACGTGCCGGGGTAAAACCGGGAGACTTGGTGCGGATCGGCAAGTTTGAATTTTATTTTGTCGATGAAACCGAGGGGCTGGAGGAAGAATAA
- a CDS encoding PAS sensor domain-containing protein gives MNLTTIRRYALDILDNINDGVFVTNKKRKIIYWNKAAVEITGKTRKEVLNKSCYEVMNFPQNDQGKCLCENNCPLLSTIKEGKAIKRYRTIFTKGEEKITLEVSTSPIINPLGQVLGGVAVFREIKD, from the coding sequence ATGAACTTAACTACCATACGCCGATATGCCCTGGATATTTTAGATAATATTAACGATGGGGTGTTTGTTACTAACAAAAAGCGGAAAATTATCTATTGGAATAAGGCGGCAGTAGAAATTACCGGAAAGACCAGAAAAGAAGTTTTAAATAAAAGCTGCTATGAAGTGATGAACTTTCCGCAAAACGACCAGGGAAAGTGCCTTTGCGAAAATAACTGTCCCCTTTTATCAACCATTAAAGAGGGAAAAGCGATAAAACGGTATAGAACGATTTTTACGAAAGGCGAAGAAAAAATAACGTTAGAAGTTTCTACCTCACCAATTATCAATCCCCTTGGACAGGTGTTAGGCGGGGTAGCAGTTTTCCGGGAAATTAAAGATTAA
- a CDS encoding MFS transporter: protein MQKDKPQKKFWGLSQNAFLFGFISMLNDFSSELTLRTLPLFLSNVLGIKTEIIGLIEGIADTTSTLLKLISGYLSDIVKKRKALVFLGYALSNLSRPFLYWTTTWPVVLLIRFLDRVGKGVRTSPKDALIADSTEPENLGKAFGFNRALDPFGAVLALFIAAAILQWSEATTVSMSREIFQKLIIISTIPGILVLLLLAFFIKEVPPKGEKTVKKFSLSFQELDLRFKKFLVVLILFTLGNSSDAFLILKAKENGMTIVEIFIMLGFFNLISVLVSYPAGALSDKIGRLKLIAGGWIVYALLYLGFAVASNPKIFALLYILYGAYYGITEGVEKAMVADLVPSEKRASAYGLYNAAIGLSALPASLIAGILWDIVNPAAAFYFGSMMALLAVLLLPWALKRN, encoded by the coding sequence ATGCAAAAAGATAAACCACAGAAAAAATTTTGGGGCTTAAGTCAAAACGCTTTCCTTTTTGGTTTTATCAGTATGCTCAATGATTTTTCCAGCGAACTTACCCTGCGAACCCTTCCCCTTTTTCTCTCCAATGTTCTTGGAATTAAAACCGAAATAATAGGCTTAATCGAAGGAATAGCCGACACCACTTCTACCCTCTTAAAGTTAATCTCCGGTTATTTATCCGATATCGTTAAAAAGCGAAAAGCCCTGGTTTTTCTCGGTTACGCCCTTTCCAACCTCTCCCGCCCTTTTCTTTACTGGACCACTACCTGGCCGGTAGTTCTCTTAATTCGCTTTCTCGACCGGGTTGGAAAAGGGGTCCGTACGTCTCCCAAAGACGCCCTGATAGCCGACTCTACTGAGCCGGAAAACCTGGGCAAAGCTTTTGGCTTTAACCGGGCTTTGGACCCCTTTGGAGCCGTGTTGGCTTTATTTATCGCTGCCGCCATTCTTCAGTGGAGTGAAGCAACGACCGTCTCCATGAGCCGGGAGATTTTTCAAAAGTTAATCATTATTTCCACCATTCCCGGGATCTTAGTTTTGCTTTTGCTCGCTTTTTTCATAAAAGAAGTACCGCCAAAAGGGGAAAAAACAGTTAAAAAGTTTTCCCTATCTTTTCAAGAACTCGATCTGCGGTTTAAAAAGTTTTTGGTAGTTTTAATTTTATTTACCCTGGGAAATTCATCCGATGCCTTTTTAATTTTAAAGGCAAAAGAAAACGGCATGACGATTGTTGAGATCTTTATTATGCTGGGATTTTTTAACTTAATTAGCGTTCTGGTATCCTACCCGGCGGGAGCTCTGTCGGATAAGATTGGTCGTCTTAAACTTATTGCCGGAGGTTGGATAGTTTACGCCCTATTGTATTTGGGATTTGCGGTGGCAAGCAATCCTAAAATTTTTGCCTTACTGTATATTCTTTATGGCGCCTATTACGGTATAACCGAAGGAGTGGAAAAAGCCATGGTTGCCGATTTAGTACCGTCGGAAAAACGGGCATCGGCTTATGGACTTTATAACGCCGCAATAGGTCTTTCTGCCCTTCCGGCCAGTTTAATTGCCGGTATTTTGTGGGATATCGTTAACCCTGCCGCCGCCTTTTACTTTGGCAGCATGATGGCTCTTTTGGCGGTACTGCTCTTACCCTGGGCCCTGAAAAGAAATTAA
- a CDS encoding formate/nitrite transporter family protein — protein MEKNFLTPQEIVNFTLETGIKKAKLNFLASFILGILAGSYIAFGAFAANLISHSVENFGIAKFLGAAVFPVGLMLVVMAGGELFTGNTLMTIALAERKITLKAMLNNWLWVYAGNFVGSFLVAYLVGRSGMLELNKGLVAAAALRTAALKANLTFSEAFIRGILCNILVVLAVWLAYGAKDVVGKVVGIWFPIMTFVLSGYEHSIANMYYFAVGLQAKALGVAKLAHLKSEFLTNLNWGHIWLYNLIPVTLGNIFGGSILIGLGYWLVYLYLPRVNELSLAGLLKKFIFGVEKPKLQENN, from the coding sequence ATGGAAAAAAACTTTTTAACACCCCAGGAAATCGTCAACTTCACCTTAGAAACTGGAATCAAAAAAGCAAAGCTTAACTTTTTAGCTTCTTTTATCCTTGGGATTTTAGCGGGTAGTTATATTGCTTTTGGAGCGTTTGCTGCCAATTTAATTAGTCATTCGGTGGAAAACTTTGGCATTGCCAAATTTTTAGGGGCGGCTGTTTTCCCGGTGGGATTAATGTTAGTGGTAATGGCCGGTGGTGAACTTTTTACCGGGAATACTTTAATGACTATTGCTCTTGCCGAAAGAAAGATTACCTTAAAAGCAATGTTAAATAACTGGTTATGGGTTTATGCTGGCAATTTTGTTGGTTCTTTTTTAGTGGCATACCTGGTGGGAAGGTCCGGTATGTTAGAGTTAAATAAAGGGTTAGTAGCAGCTGCAGCGCTTAGGACGGCAGCTCTAAAAGCAAATCTGACCTTCAGCGAGGCGTTTATTCGGGGAATTTTGTGTAATATTTTGGTGGTTTTAGCGGTGTGGCTTGCCTATGGAGCAAAGGATGTAGTAGGGAAAGTAGTTGGAATCTGGTTTCCCATAATGACGTTTGTCCTTTCCGGTTATGAACACAGCATTGCTAATATGTATTATTTTGCTGTAGGACTTCAGGCCAAAGCTTTGGGAGTTGCCAAACTTGCTCATTTAAAATCAGAGTTTTTAACAAATTTAAACTGGGGACATATCTGGCTTTATAATCTGATTCCGGTGACCCTTGGGAATATTTTTGGGGGTAGCATTTTAATTGGCCTTGGTTACTGGCTGGTTTACCTCTATTTGCCGCGGGTTAATGAACTCTCCTTGGCTGGTCTTTTAAAGAAATTTATCTTTGGAGTTGAAAAACCAAAACTTCAGGAAAATAACTAA
- a CDS encoding extracellular solute-binding protein, with product MKRILGLLSLFFLLIFGVAGCQEKGAVTSKTTAPKNPEVILATTTSTVDTGLLDQLKPEFEQKTGYKLKIVAVGTGQALKMGEKGEADVLLTHAPKDEEALVAKGYVIDRQPVMHNDFILVGPKNDPAGVKSAKDLNEALKRIYEKKALFISRGDDSGTDKKEKSLWKTAGLNPKGQPWYKEAGVGMGACLQLASEKQGYSLTDRGTYLAYKGKIDLAIVREKDPGLINYYHVMLVNPQKYPKVNYEGAKKFAEFLLSPEVQKEIGEFKKNLYGQSLFIPDAQK from the coding sequence ATGAAGCGGATTTTGGGTTTGCTAAGTTTGTTTTTTTTGCTAATTTTTGGGGTCGCTGGTTGCCAGGAAAAAGGAGCTGTTACTTCTAAAACCACCGCTCCGAAAAATCCGGAAGTGATTTTGGCTACCACCACCAGTACGGTGGATACCGGTCTTTTAGACCAGTTAAAACCGGAATTTGAGCAAAAAACCGGTTACAAGCTTAAAATAGTGGCTGTCGGCACCGGGCAGGCTCTCAAAATGGGGGAAAAGGGGGAAGCGGATGTTCTTTTAACCCATGCACCGAAAGATGAAGAGGCCTTAGTAGCTAAAGGGTATGTGATTGACCGCCAACCGGTAATGCATAATGATTTTATCCTTGTAGGCCCCAAAAATGATCCGGCAGGAGTCAAATCGGCTAAAGATTTAAACGAAGCTTTAAAGCGGATTTATGAGAAAAAGGCCCTTTTTATTTCCCGGGGGGATGATTCCGGGACCGATAAAAAAGAAAAAAGTCTCTGGAAAACTGCGGGGTTAAATCCCAAAGGACAACCCTGGTACAAGGAAGCAGGGGTGGGCATGGGAGCGTGCTTGCAGCTTGCTTCGGAAAAACAGGGGTATTCTTTAACCGACCGGGGGACATACCTTGCTTATAAAGGGAAGATTGACCTGGCAATTGTCCGGGAAAAGGACCCGGGACTTATAAATTATTATCACGTTATGTTGGTAAACCCGCAAAAGTATCCCAAGGTAAATTATGAAGGGGCAAAAAAGTTTGCTGAATTTTTGTTGAGCCCGGAAGTCCAAAAAGAGATAGGCGAATTTAAGAAAAATTTATACGGGCAATCGTTATTTATTCCTGATGCGCAAAAATAG
- a CDS encoding ABC transporter permease yields MEFIWEGIKESIRLILTGDPELYQILHLTLNVSLTATLLAAIVGLPIGAFLGGKKFWGQKIILGIFNALLGLPPVVVGLWLTMFLWRSGPLGNLNLLYTPKAMILAQFCIALPEVIVFTAVAFSQISENFFRQVKALGANRYQQLYLLLKEVRLGLLAAVIAGFGAAISEVGASIMVGGNIYQETRVLTTSILLEVGRGNFGLAIGLSIILMLISFIVVGTLTYWQRKGY; encoded by the coding sequence ATGGAATTTATCTGGGAAGGGATTAAAGAAAGTATTCGTTTAATTTTAACCGGAGACCCGGAACTTTACCAAATTTTACATCTTACTTTAAATGTAAGCCTAACGGCAACTTTGCTTGCGGCAATTGTGGGCTTACCGATAGGTGCTTTTTTAGGTGGCAAAAAATTTTGGGGTCAGAAAATAATTCTTGGAATCTTTAATGCTCTTTTAGGCCTGCCGCCGGTGGTGGTGGGCCTTTGGCTTACTATGTTTTTGTGGCGAAGCGGACCTCTGGGTAACTTAAACCTTTTGTATACCCCCAAAGCCATGATTTTAGCTCAATTTTGCATTGCTTTACCGGAAGTAATAGTATTTACCGCTGTGGCTTTTAGCCAAATTTCCGAGAACTTTTTTCGTCAGGTTAAAGCTCTGGGGGCAAATCGTTACCAGCAACTTTACCTGTTATTAAAGGAAGTACGGCTTGGGTTACTGGCAGCGGTGATTGCCGGTTTTGGTGCTGCTATTTCCGAAGTTGGGGCTTCGATTATGGTGGGAGGCAATATCTATCAGGAGACCCGGGTCTTAACTACCTCAATTTTACTGGAAGTGGGCCGGGGAAATTTTGGTCTGGCAATTGGTTTAAGTATTATTTTAATGTTGATCTCTTTTATCGTAGTTGGAACACTTACTTACTGGCAAAGAAAGGGTTATTAG
- a CDS encoding ABC transporter ATP-binding protein, which yields MILVKNLQVFRARKQILKINQLKVVAGEKISLFGPNGSGKSTLLRSLALIEPESLRAVFYNSRDANWQIGYLMQEPYFFRGTVEENLVLPLKLRKIPEKIIKKKLGEFTEKYKLESLLRKNPKVLSGGEKQRINLLRTLIYEPFYLFLDEPFTGIDALTKKELNKYLQSYLEQEPGRILIYVSHDLKELLKWGKRFWYLKDGEIKFDLAKEEFLKLNYQDDYLQLLFEE from the coding sequence GTGATTTTAGTAAAAAATTTGCAGGTTTTTCGCGCCCGAAAGCAAATACTTAAAATTAACCAGTTAAAAGTAGTTGCGGGAGAGAAAATTAGCCTTTTTGGACCTAATGGCTCGGGTAAATCAACGTTACTAAGAAGTCTCGCACTAATCGAACCGGAAAGTTTGCGGGCTGTTTTTTACAATTCTCGTGATGCCAACTGGCAAATAGGATATTTAATGCAAGAACCGTATTTTTTCCGGGGAACGGTGGAAGAAAATTTAGTACTGCCTTTAAAGCTTAGGAAAATTCCGGAAAAGATAATTAAGAAAAAGCTTGGGGAGTTTACAGAAAAGTATAAACTTGAATCACTTTTAAGGAAAAATCCGAAAGTTTTGTCCGGAGGCGAAAAACAAAGGATCAATCTTCTTAGAACTCTAATTTATGAACCTTTTTATTTATTTTTAGACGAACCGTTTACAGGCATTGATGCTTTGACAAAAAAAGAGCTAAACAAATATCTTCAAAGCTACTTAGAACAAGAACCCGGAAGGATTTTAATTTACGTAAGCCACGATTTAAAGGAGCTTTTAAAGTGGGGTAAGCGCTTTTGGTATTTAAAGGATGGAGAAATTAAATTTGATTTGGCAAAGGAAGAGTTTTTAAAGCTTAATTATCAAGACGATTATCTCCAATTATTATTTGAGGAGTAA
- a CDS encoding winged helix-turn-helix domain-containing protein, whose translation MKIKTKIWIEEDNAVVFGEGRYLILKTALELGSLKAAAEKLGLSYRAAWGKIKTTEKLLGIKLVESSRGRKGGISLTTEAHKLLVLYEQLKNDIKNYADQKFREQFLEKIWQKR comes from the coding sequence ATGAAAATTAAAACTAAAATCTGGATAGAAGAGGATAATGCGGTAGTTTTTGGTGAAGGAAGGTATTTAATTTTAAAGACAGCTTTAGAGCTTGGTTCTTTAAAAGCTGCGGCGGAAAAGCTTGGCCTTTCGTACCGGGCAGCCTGGGGTAAAATTAAGACTACGGAAAAGCTTCTGGGGATTAAACTGGTGGAAAGCAGCCGGGGAAGAAAAGGCGGTATTAGTTTAACGACAGAAGCCCATAAATTACTGGTCCTGTACGAGCAGTTAAAAAATGACATAAAAAATTATGCCGACCAAAAATTCCGGGAGCAGTTTTTAGAAAAAATTTGGCAGAAACGTTGA
- a CDS encoding YbaK/EbsC family protein, which translates to MEALTRVKDFLSKQNPPVEVIVLNADTSTAPLAAKALGVEVGAIAKTIVAVGKSKAVLVVAAGDVKLDFKKLKAVTGEKMRLARAEEVEELTGFKPGGVCPFALKKPLPILIDESLERFPVVYAAAGSPNSAVPITVSRLLEITGGQKCRVTE; encoded by the coding sequence ATGGAAGCACTTACGCGTGTAAAAGATTTTTTGTCAAAGCAAAATCCTCCGGTGGAGGTAATTGTTTTAAATGCCGATACCAGCACCGCTCCTTTAGCAGCTAAGGCGTTGGGAGTGGAAGTAGGGGCAATTGCCAAAACTATTGTGGCCGTTGGTAAAAGTAAAGCGGTTTTAGTGGTAGCAGCGGGGGACGTTAAGCTTGACTTTAAAAAGTTAAAAGCGGTAACTGGCGAAAAAATGCGTTTAGCCCGGGCGGAAGAAGTGGAGGAGTTAACCGGCTTTAAACCCGGCGGGGTTTGTCCTTTTGCTTTAAAAAAGCCTCTTCCGATATTAATCGATGAATCTTTGGAGCGGTTTCCGGTAGTTTATGCTGCGGCAGGTTCGCCCAACTCAGCTGTACCAATAACGGTATCAAGGCTTTTAGAAATAACCGGAGGCCAAAAATGCCGGGTAACGGAGTGA
- the proB gene encoding glutamate 5-kinase — MREILKNVRRLVVKIGSSSLTHPETGKINLAAMERFVRECADLKNAGFEVIIVSSGAIAAGMGRLALPEKPKNLPEKQACAAVGQGVLMHLYEKFFSEYQVIAAQVLLTGEDLAVRKRFLNAKHTFSALLNYGVVPVVNENDTVAVEEIRFGDNDTLSARVAVLVEADLLVLLSDIDGLYTADPRKNSNARFLPEVLEINEEIEQLAGGSGTAVGTGGMETKIEAAKIAVNAGIPMVIARADYGNLRRILRGEEVGTFFYPKKKKQWKKQWLLSGARVQGSIIVDLGAEEALCSGGKSLLPSGVLGVEGEFPTGAIVAVKNLKGRVIAKGLTNYAAQDILKIKGLHSWEIADVLGHKDYDEIIHRDNLVLVD; from the coding sequence ATGCGCGAAATATTAAAAAATGTCCGCCGGCTGGTTGTAAAAATCGGTTCTTCGTCCTTAACCCACCCCGAGACGGGGAAAATTAACCTTGCGGCTATGGAGCGTTTTGTAAGGGAATGTGCCGATTTAAAAAATGCAGGATTCGAAGTAATTATTGTCTCTTCCGGAGCAATAGCTGCCGGAATGGGAAGGCTTGCCCTTCCAGAAAAGCCGAAAAATTTACCGGAAAAACAAGCATGTGCTGCGGTAGGCCAGGGGGTATTAATGCATTTATACGAAAAATTTTTTTCCGAATACCAGGTGATCGCAGCGCAGGTGCTTTTAACCGGGGAAGATTTGGCGGTAAGGAAGCGTTTTTTGAACGCCAAACATACTTTTTCGGCCCTTTTAAATTACGGGGTTGTTCCGGTGGTTAATGAAAACGATACGGTAGCGGTAGAGGAAATTCGCTTTGGGGATAACGATACATTATCGGCCCGGGTAGCGGTACTGGTGGAGGCTGATCTCCTGGTTCTTCTTTCCGATATCGATGGCTTGTATACCGCAGACCCCAGGAAGAATAGTAATGCCCGTTTTCTTCCGGAGGTTTTGGAAATTAATGAGGAAATCGAACAGCTGGCCGGGGGAAGCGGGACGGCAGTTGGTACCGGTGGGATGGAGACCAAAATAGAGGCGGCGAAAATAGCGGTAAATGCGGGGATACCCATGGTAATTGCCCGGGCAGATTATGGCAATTTGCGGCGAATTTTAAGAGGGGAAGAGGTTGGAACCTTTTTTTACCCGAAAAAGAAAAAGCAGTGGAAAAAGCAATGGCTGTTATCCGGGGCAAGAGTGCAGGGAAGTATCATAGTTGATTTGGGAGCTGAAGAAGCCCTTTGCAGTGGCGGAAAGAGCCTTTTGCCTTCGGGAGTGCTGGGAGTGGAAGGAGAATTTCCGACAGGAGCTATAGTTGCGGTTAAAAATTTAAAGGGACGGGTGATTGCTAAAGGGCTTACCAATTATGCGGCTCAGGATATCTTAAAAATTAAGGGACTTCATTCCTGGGAAATTGCTGACGTTTTAGGCCATAAAGATTATGACGAAATTATTCACCGGGATAATCTGGTGCTGGTGGATTAA
- a CDS encoding MerR family DNA-binding transcriptional regulator, producing MELLSIGEVAKRLGVHPNRLRAWEKQGLIRPVRLPSGQRRYPVEEINRILETG from the coding sequence ATGGAACTCTTATCCATTGGAGAAGTGGCAAAAAGATTAGGCGTACACCCGAACAGGCTGCGGGCATGGGAAAAACAGGGACTGATCAGGCCCGTGCGGTTGCCCAGCGGCCAGCGGAGATACCCGGTAGAGGAAATCAACCGCATTTTAGAAACGGGATAA
- a CDS encoding IS607 family transposase: MKAEPEAVVLYARVSTKKQADAGNLERQMERLRAYAREKGYRVVAEYSDVASGLNQNRRGLERVLKSAERGEFRKLLIEYPDRLARFGYAYLERHLKHCGVEIEITSQKEPEDAHTELVRDLLAIVTSFSARLYGVKGGRKIRRGFRELIRDAEEAGER, encoded by the coding sequence ATAAAGGCAGAGCCGGAGGCGGTTGTCCTTTATGCCCGGGTATCTACAAAGAAACAGGCCGACGCTGGAAATCTCGAACGCCAGATGGAGAGACTGCGGGCATACGCACGGGAAAAAGGCTACCGTGTAGTGGCGGAGTATTCGGATGTGGCTTCGGGTTTGAACCAGAACCGCCGTGGTCTGGAACGGGTGCTGAAAAGTGCCGAACGGGGTGAATTCAGAAAGTTACTTATCGAATACCCCGATAGATTGGCCAGGTTTGGGTATGCCTACCTGGAGCGTCATTTAAAACACTGCGGCGTAGAGATAGAAATCACTTCGCAGAAAGAGCCTGAGGACGCGCATACGGAGTTGGTCCGGGACTTGTTAGCCATAGTAACTTCTTTTTCGGCCCGACTGTATGGTGTAAAGGGTGGCAGGAAAATCCGGCGGGGTTTCCGGGAGCTGATAAGGGATGCCGAAGAAGCAGGAGAAAGATGA